GTTATCTTGAGATGTATCCGTGTGAATGCTCCACAGTAGACAAGCCTgtgcttttttttaaattttattttaatatttttacCATGAAAGTAGCCTTAGAACTGTCCATGCCATCAAGGAAAATGTAGTCCATTGTTGTTTATAATTTAGATCCATTATTAACAGGGGCAACATATATAGCCACGTTTATAACATGTTTTTCCTGTTCCTTTTAGTTGCAGCTAAAGCAAGTGCGAGAGACTCCTCTCCAACCTCCGGCACAGACCGCGACTCACCAGACCTGGTGCTCAAATCCGACCCAGACGCTAAAGATGACGATGACAACAAAAGCGGCGATGAGATCGTTCTCGAGGAGAGTGATTCAGAGGAAACAAAGAGGGAAAGTGGGGTAGATGACTGGAAGAAAAACGAGGACGGCGCGGACAAGAAACCTTGTCGAAAGAAGAAAACACGCACTGTCTTCTCCAGGAGTCAGGTGTTCCAGCTGGAGTCCACCTTTGACATGAAACGCTACTTGAGCAGCTCCGAGAGGGCCGGCCTGGCTGCTTCTTTACACCTGACAGAGACCCAAGTTAAAATTTGGTTTCAGAACAGGAGAAATAAATGGAAGAGGCAACTGGCAGCTGAACTGGAAGCTGCCAACCTGAGCCACGCTGCAGCACAGAGGATAGTGCGAGTGCCCATCCTCTACCACGAGAGCTCGGCCTCGGATACTGGAAGCGCGGCGTCCAACGTGCCTGTGAGCCAGCCGCTCCTCACATTCCCTCACCCCGTCTATTACTCCCACCCCATCGTCACCTCCGTGCCGCTTCTCAGACCAGTCTGAGAAAATACCTCAgttaaaaaactaaacaaacaacaacaacaaaaactttaCAAAAATCAGTcactaaaatagcctacacaaGACATATTTTTGTAACAAAAAATACGACGAAGAGACTTTCTTGGAAGGGGTGAATTTCTGATAAATTCCAAAGTTCAACGTTTAACGTACACGCCATATtagtaataatattattattgttatgtgACCCTTCAGTTATCAGTGTAAATATAGCCGTGGTTTTTATTTTCTCAGATTCAGGATAAAACATGCAAAATACCAAATTTATTAAAGTGCAGCATAATTTACAACAACGGGAGCAGATTTGTAGGCTATTTTTATGTGAACAATGATATTTTGATGTGCAATACTGTAAACAATGTACAGTGAATTAACAGTTGGCATAGGCCTATGTCCTACCCTTCTCCTTTTTGGCTGTTTTGGAACATTGACAAGGCCACTTGGGCAAACTATCGAACTGGTTTAAGGATTCAATTTCATGAAGCGCGTTTACAGGGGACAATCGAACACACTATTTATGTACAATATAAATTCTGCTTTATGTTTATTGTAGGCCTACTAATTCCCATTTGGCCTATATTTTGTCGACAATTTGACTTGTTAGCACTCTACCTTTATCTGAAATATCACGTTGTGTTTGAATCAATTACGTGGTGtacaaatgtaaatgaataTATTTAATCGAGTTTAGGAAAAGAGCAATCCATTTGTGCTCTTCCTATGTACAGTAAAAAAGAAAACCTTTTTGATATTGTATTGCTGAAATCTGATGTGAAATAAATGGAGATTATTTCATACCTTCTAGGGTACATCTTACTTCACATTCTCAAAAGCCACAGGTTCTTTGAGGCTATTATTTTTGCAGGTGGCGTTACTCCCAACGCCTCCATTTTATCTGGCTACTTAAATATTCATTCATAATACACATTTGTATGTGATTTCCGTTATCTGAACAATATTGCTTTACATTCGCATGACATTTTTATTCAATCACCGCAATATAGGCCTATAATTCCGATGTTTCCAAACCAGGGGAAAATTTACCGTTGACTGAACTATCGTGACCAGATATCAAGCAGTAGTCTTCCCGCTATGCTACCTGTCTCTCTTTGATTGTCTTCTCAGACTTCAGTCATTTTTATCAAGCTTGCTTCTTTAGTCCAGATTGGGCTACAGTTTACATTGACATCATATGTTTAACATTTAGCCTACATAATTTTAAGCATTTAAAAAGTGACTTTCCACGATGTTTTAAGCTTAaatgtgttttgtattttagAATATGCAGGCTAGTAGCCTATGTCATCTGTATTCTGCAAGTTATCCAAATGTAGGTACTCAAACGAAAACACAAATACATTCATTTTGATATTAAACTCCTGATGTATGGGAAGAACTTCAGCAGGTGTGTCATCGTAATCAACCGTCTGTTATACACTTTAAAACGTGGTTTTACATAAAAAATGGCTGGGTCAATTAGATGCGTAATTGCCACCATCTTGCCAAAATTATAGGTAATGTATTCAAAGGAGGAAATTGCTGTTGAGTATGACAGCCACTTAaccatttgtgtgtgcgcgtgcaagTTATAGTGCTCGCACGTGTGTTAGAGCACGCATGTGGGTGCGTTCAAGCATAGTTTACATAGTACCTTGCagtgtttttatttatgttttcgGTGCATCTGACCGGTCACATAGTTAATGCACCATGCCGATTTTTCTTCAGTTGTCGGAACTAACCTAAATACTCAACTCCGCTTAGAAGAACTATGCCTATCAACTCTGTGCTATTGCATATACCACAGTCAGGTTTTAAGGAGTAGGCCCACGCACGTGGAAGTAGCCTTCAGGTAAAATACATAATATAGCCTACTTACATTCTTTCAATACTAATGCACATAATGTTCCTGTTAAAATAGAAATGTTCATTGTCTTGAAAAAAGTTATGTATTTTTTACGCATGCACTGGCAACGCATTGGCAAAACGGCCACAGTGTTTTACGACGACACTTTAGCCAGCCTATACAATGTCAGGTATAAGCCTATAAGCTCACCTTTAGACATAGCCTTGCTGAGTCTATTTACATTTTATAACAATATAGCAAAGCACTCTCGCGTAAATCGTTGTAACCAGTTAAACTGCAAAAATAGTAACTCTCTGTTTTGGTCTAGAGGGCCTATGACAAGttgttgaaaacaaaacatttgttaTTTCTACGACGACCAAAGCACCAGACAACACATGCAAATATAGTCTGATATTCACTCTCGTATTGACGTATTATATCATGCAAACTGAATATGGCCCCATTAAAGCCAATTAATAGATTGTCATTGCGCTCTTCCCCCAGAAAGTATTGATCCCCAAATGTCTgaaaaatattgtttaaaataaGGACAGCGTTCACGGACAGTTAGGGCTAGGCTTTTGACCTTGGTTTGCGCGCATAAATTGAAAAAATTACCACTCGATAATTTCCATTTGTACGACATTTTTATGTTAAGGAGAAGGGGCGAGTGAAAAAATCAGATAAAGTATGGACATGACGGACGTGGCCGCAGGCAGCTCAGTGTATTACATTAAAATGGAAAGTTGAGTGGCTGATTTTAAGCACAACCcatcatataggcctactatAGTGCCAGTTTGGATACGCGCGCGGATCAAGTGGCCAACCGCTTTTGTAATTTTAGCCCTCTTGTTGCTGGGCATCTGTCTGCTCACGTGCGTGAGGGGCAAATAAAGTAGACAACTTTTTCGAATGCACGCACACATTTGAAGATATTCTGTCACTAATAGATTATACTTGGATTTGAATATTTAATGTTTGGCCATGTAGGCTATTATCGAATATAATTGAAATTGACATACTGCTATAGAATGCAATATATTCTGGAGCCAACACGAGATTGAACGATCGTTGAAAGTAAGAAACATTTTCTAAGTGGGCCTATAGTCACACTGGTGTCAGGTTGTTAGTTGACCCACATGCTGAATTGTCAGTGTGTGGTCACAGTTAGTCAGTACCCACAACATATCTGACACTTCTGAGACAGAAATCTTCTTTATTCTATCCCATTTGCTTTTGTGATTGAATGTGAGCATCCGATTTTCATCAAACTTCTATTAAGTGAAACATAGGTTGCGAGGCACCGTCTGATTGGAACAGTTTAAATTTTAATTGTGTTTTTAATTTGACATATAGTTGCTGTGAAGAATGACACCGAAACGCCGACGGGCGGTCGATTTTCTTAATTTCTCCCCGAGGAATTGATGAGTCTATCAGGGCAGTAGATTGGAAAGCCATTAAAACTCAATGGTTAGGTTGTTAATTGGAACTTGATGGATAGGAGCCCTTGGATGGGCTATACTGATCCAATCTTCCTGACTTTCTGTTTTCCAATAAATTACCCAATTCATTTCCAGACTCAGATTACATAAATCGTACACCTCCAGGGCTCGCGCTTTCTGCCTTGCACTTATAGAAAAAaaactctttctccctctctctcgctctcgctctcgctcgctctctctctcactctctctctctctctctctctctctctctctctctctctctttttctctttctcccccccccacacacagacacatatacacacatacacacacacacacacaggcattggaaaaagaaaaaagactgGAGCCTGGATCCTTGAATGAAAATCGAAACATAATCAACGTTTATACTTAGAAAATTTATTGATATCATTTTCTCTGGTAATTTCCTTATTCTAGAGCTGGACACACCATATATCATAATACACACGTGTAAGGGTCTTTGTTTAATATTTATCGAAGCTTGATTCCTAGATCAAAGCTGCTCATAACTTCATATGTCTTTTCTTACTAAGACCTTTCTCCCATGGTAAAGATCGTGTTCTATATAGCGATAGGCATGCCATGCAACAGTTATTCTTGTGATAGAGCACGAACTTAGACCTATAGTCCTCGTATCCCTGTGCGTATAGGCCCAAAGTCTGGATACACGATCACGAATTGTTTTTTACCGCAGCCGAGGAGAACTCATTTTAATGTTGCTCCTATCAATATTCATATTTTCTATGTTGgacctaaatgtaatgtatcctAAACATCGCAAAAGAAACAAGTCTAAAAAGACATCACCACTGTTAACACAGTATTTAGTTTAGAAAAACATGCAAAGGCAATAAAAATCAACCCATTTACTGCAGATGTCATGCTTTTTGTGTAGCCACCGTACATCCAAGTTTATGTCCTCATAGGCTATATCTCTTGTAAATGGTCATCTCGGTGGGCATATGCGCCTAACATATGCTAAAAAAACTCGTGTCCCAAACAcatataaatagcctactacaatccatgaaaacaatatttaaaATAGAGTCAAAGGCAGGGGTCACCATCTAACTGAGTGTTGAGGGTGCAGGCGCTGACATGATGATTAAAGTTCACCATTTATAATGTGTCTACGGTCTCAGAAAGCAGTAAAAAGGGATAATGCGCTAGAACCGCGAACTCAAGCCCCGCAGCTGCCCGGCCAGACAcggccacagagagagagagcgaggagggggGACGGAGGTGGGatgcacccccaccctccaatCAATTAGTCAATCAATTAGATGGCCCCCACTCCGTGTGGCAGCGCGAGATTAGCTCAGTAATTATCAAATTAATTCTTAATCGCATATAATGGACATGGGAAGAGTTTATTATTTTCTAGAGTTTAGGCCACTGCAGACGATAGGCCTGTAGTTGTATTATTTGCCTACAGGCAAAGTACTGCATGATGCTTAGGATAATACATGACATTATATCATTGTGCAGTTCGTATCTGTTGACACCTAATAGCTTAAGCTTTGCATATTGTATCACTTTACTTCGAATCAACCTAAGACATAGCAAAAAAATAGGTTTAGCATGTAGGCATGTGTCATTCATCCACACTTAATACAGGGATTTCCATCGCTGTGTGATGGTCGTAGACACATATCTCAGTTTTGCTGAGTTATGTGAAAGTGACAAATGATGATGATAACGACGACAAGCAAATTCAGCCATTGTGAGATGACACGACTCTGATAGTCTGCAACTGGTCCTCTCCTGGCATACCCTACTCGAGATTAACTGTCATCTGGCATCTATCAACGATTATGTTCGGATGTGAATCTATTGATTACAGAGTTCACATATCTAATCGTTTTCAGAGACTGGAAGATTCGTTTTTAGAATGACGGGGCCGTCTGTTAAAGTTGGAGATTCTGGGATTGTATATGAGCGTTGTTTTGAGTAAATATAACACAGgctgttatttacatcaatgaTAAGTTACAACCCTTGAGGATCAAGGTTTTATAAAAAACGATTCTATGCTATATTTATAACTGTTAACAGCTAACAATTGTGCATGCATGCAGAATATCATTCAATAGAAATCCATAATTAATGAATTCGTATGTTTAATtaacatacagtaggctatataGCAACGTTAAATGGaatcatgacacacacacctagtaaCGTTTCATGGAATCatgacacacgcactcacacaaacacacacaatttgcTATAATGTTTTGTTTATAGTAATTTCTCAGCCACATTGCCTGTTTGTCTCTGAATTTATATTCATGCAAAAATAAACTAACACACCCGCTTCACTCATCCTATATTGAGCCGTGACATGGCTTTGAAATTTCCGGGCTTAGTTTGCGCGTGTGATTGGCCCACGAGGAGCTTACCTACATGCAAATGAGGCAACGCCACAATGCTGCCTTTGGTCCAGAGCGCGTGGAAGTAGTGCAGGAATACATTCATGTTTCCTGAGCTCTAGGAAAAAACAACGCTAACCCCATCCCATAAAAAGAATCTATCTAAAAACATACTTTTCTCAATTCCTTTATCCAGGTGCAAGCTTAAATTGGAGCATTGATAACCGAATAAAATACAATCTGAAATCGAACCTATATTCACTGTTATGAATCGAGAATGAGTAACACAGAAGACAGCGGAAGCAAGTGCTCGTCAACCCCCATTTCCAGTTTCACTATTCAGTCGATCCTGGGCACATCGTCCGATGCGCCTCGGTCAGGGTCTAAGGAAAGCTCCAAGGGTCTCCTGCCGCGTAGACGCTCTCTGTCAGTGTCCTCTGAGGAAGAATGCAGCGGCGGGGAAGACTCTGCGGACTGTTTCTGCTCGGACCCTGGCCACAACGAACCATGCATCCAACATCAACCTCTTAATTTTTCATGTTTAGGTGAGTACAATGTctgtagattaaaaaaaaaactctgtTTCAGCATTAGCCTGTAATCGCTGTCCATGAAATGTGTATCCTATCTCTTGAACAAAAGATAAATTAGATGACAAGATAGCCTAATAATTATAACAGTGTTAACAACAAATTTTAAGGCATTTTAAGGATTTCAAAAAGAACGTTGGATATTTAAACGATTAGTTTTTTAATAAGCAAGTACATTGGTTGCGGTAGCCTATCTCTACTTATGATCTTAATATATTATTGTATCGCTAAATGTGTTTATGTAGGCTAGCCTATCTTACCGAACAGGCAAAAGGTAAAATAATCAACGTGATGTTTTTCACCTCATTCCACATTTGATCAAGTCTTCTAATTGATTATGTTTTCACAATGACAGCACTTACATATCGTCAATTGAGCGTTAAATGTAGCCTGATTTAATTAAAATTGTACACCAGGCATAGTCATATTGAATTGTTTATTTAAAAGGCACTTACAACCCTTAAGCAGTCGATGAATGAGTCAAAGTTCACGTTTAATGAACTCTTGTACAGAGTAGGCTAGGCTATCGAACAATTTTGGAACTTCAATTGGGGTGTTCTAAAAGCTCATTGTGTAGGCTAATACGCCTACCTAATGTTCAATATAATTGTCAAATGTGAAAATAGATAGGCCTAATTGCGAAAAATTGCAGGCTTCAGAAATGTTTTTATTCAACCCGTTTATTGTGTTATTACAGCAGTGGCTGTAGTTTCAAAATATAATTTTAATTTCGTCTGAGACAGTGCATGTGTCGGATAGTATTTTCTGCTTTAGGCTACAGGTTAATAACCGTATAAATCACATGTTCGTGTCAGCACTCAGTTATGATGTTGACGTAGGCCTATTCAGCGACCATTTCGTGGAAGCAGCTGTTTGAGGTGTAATATGTTTCCACTTATCTCTCAAATGCAGGTAAACCAAAAGGACTTATTTCCAACAATGACGGGATTGCACGGCGACCGACTCTGTTGCAGGATTACAAAGAGGAGCAAGAGAGACCATGCAATCAAATGTCACCGATATCtgaagaaagacaggcagacggtGCAGACAAACAAAGTAATTCAGCCAAGAAGAAGACTCGTACCGTGTTCTCGCGGAGTCAGGTGTACCAACTCGAGTCCACCTTTGATATGAAAAGATACTTGAGCAGTTCCGAACGGGCCTGCTTAGCATCCAGTCTGCAACTGACTGAAACTCAGGTAAAGACGTGGTTTCAGAATCGTAGGAACAAGTGGAAGCGACAGCTCTCGGCCGAACTGGAGGCGGCAAACATGGCACATGCCTCCGCACAAACACTTGTGGGGATGCCGCTAGTTTTCAGAGATAACTCGCTGCTTCGGGTACCAGTTCCAAGGTCTATTGCTTTCCCAACGCCTCTGTATTACCCAGGGAGCAGCCTTCCAGCGTTACCATTGTACAATCTTTATAACAAGATTGAATATTGACTCTGCTCGTGATAATTGTCCTCACAAATAATACATTATTACACAATACAACGCATTCTTATAGGACATAACCAGTCTATTATATCACTTTATTCTTTTTGTTGTTAAATATATGTTTCTTATGCAGCTAACATGCTAAACAATTCAGAAAGTAACAGGCTTCCCCCTCCGTATGAAATACACCATGTGTATACTGATTTTGTACCTGCTTAATTAATGACCCTGTCCCAGCTATAGACATTTACTTTTGGCTTTTAAATACAGAATATCAATTTAACATTGGTCAAGGCCAAACTATCTGTTATTGGAAAGACTATTCTATGCTTTCAAAGTATGGTAAGCAAATTCATAATTCATGCGGTTATGTTGGGCCTACTTAAGATGATGGTGGGAAAGGTACAAACTTAATTCTTCCATTGGagggattttttatttttattgtaatATAGACATACCAAAATAACCAACTCATTCAATAAATTTTCTATATCATTGGTCGGTTTGGTGTTATTGTATGCTTTATTGTACGACTAGTGTTCTTAATAAATTTTTATATGACATCTGGAGAATAAGGTTGCATCTAAAACACTACACTGTTCTAAAAAATATTGCTTTGAAACCAGGCCAATAAACCCGACCT
This DNA window, taken from Osmerus eperlanus chromosome 6, fOsmEpe2.1, whole genome shotgun sequence, encodes the following:
- the hmx3a gene encoding homeobox protein HMX3, with protein sequence MPETAPETCATAKDSPFFIKNLLNCDSKPSKPKPIFASTKTALEGGFSFSHVGELNFPRFELPTQRFALPAHYLERASAWWYPYTLSASNHLHRTEVAAKASARDSSPTSGTDRDSPDLVLKSDPDAKDDDDNKSGDEIVLEESDSEETKRESGVDDWKKNEDGADKKPCRKKKTRTVFSRSQVFQLESTFDMKRYLSSSERAGLAASLHLTETQVKIWFQNRRNKWKRQLAAELEAANLSHAAAQRIVRVPILYHESSASDTGSAASNVPVSQPLLTFPHPVYYSHPIVTSVPLLRPV
- the hmx2 gene encoding homeobox protein HMX2, producing MSNTEDSGSKCSSTPISSFTIQSILGTSSDAPRSGSKESSKGLLPRRRSLSVSSEEECSGGEDSADCFCSDPGHNEPCIQHQPLNFSCLGKPKGLISNNDGIARRPTLLQDYKEEQERPCNQMSPISEERQADGADKQSNSAKKKTRTVFSRSQVYQLESTFDMKRYLSSSERACLASSLQLTETQVKTWFQNRRNKWKRQLSAELEAANMAHASAQTLVGMPLVFRDNSLLRVPVPRSIAFPTPLYYPGSSLPALPLYNLYNKIEY